From the genome of Actinacidiphila yeochonensis CN732, one region includes:
- a CDS encoding phosphodiester glycosidase family protein, which yields MDSRTRTRARIGGAVAAAFAAVAGTLAGASAAGAAGGLPFSHVERVAHGVRLAQFTVTASHGSVTGYLLTADLSDPRVRVGLLTPGAVAARATVSQLADAAGAVGAVNGDFFNISEEHPGVTPTGSSDGPEIAAGRALKAAVPDSQRFGPALPPGETTRDVIGVGIDRRARLDTLTLAGRVRTRGGDVPLSGYNQYALPQGGIGAYTSDWGDVSRERAVCGSDTSRAAGCATDTYEVAVRGGRVVSTAPAPGAGAVPRGTTVLVGRDTGADTLRGLRIGDRAEVSEHLAAGTGRTRFTFAVGGFPVLRDGSPLAGLDTATAATRTAAGYGDHGRTFYLLALDGDAESDAGLTVAEVADLMRRAGADDAVNLDGGGSTTLVTRNPGAPASTVRNHPSGTAERPVANAIGVLSAGR from the coding sequence GTGGACAGTCGCACCAGGACGCGGGCGCGGATCGGCGGCGCGGTGGCGGCCGCGTTCGCGGCGGTGGCGGGCACGCTGGCGGGCGCGTCGGCGGCCGGCGCGGCCGGCGGCCTGCCCTTCAGCCACGTGGAGCGGGTGGCCCACGGAGTGCGGTTGGCCCAGTTCACGGTGACCGCGTCCCACGGCTCGGTGACCGGATACCTGCTCACGGCCGACCTCTCCGACCCCCGGGTACGCGTCGGCCTGCTCACCCCGGGCGCGGTGGCCGCCCGCGCCACGGTGTCGCAACTCGCCGACGCGGCCGGCGCCGTGGGAGCCGTCAACGGCGACTTCTTCAACATCAGCGAGGAGCACCCCGGAGTAACGCCGACCGGATCCTCCGACGGCCCCGAGATCGCGGCGGGACGGGCCCTGAAGGCCGCCGTCCCGGACTCCCAGCGCTTCGGTCCGGCCCTGCCGCCCGGCGAGACCACCCGGGACGTCATCGGCGTGGGGATCGACCGCCGCGCCCGCCTCGACACCCTCACCCTGGCCGGACGGGTCCGCACCCGTGGCGGCGACGTCCCCCTGTCCGGCTACAACCAGTACGCGCTGCCCCAGGGCGGCATCGGCGCCTACACCTCGGACTGGGGTGACGTCTCACGGGAACGGGCCGTGTGCGGCTCGGACACCTCCCGCGCGGCGGGGTGCGCCACCGACACCTACGAGGTCGCCGTCCGCGGCGGCCGCGTCGTCTCCACCGCGCCCGCGCCGGGCGCGGGAGCCGTCCCCCGCGGCACCACGGTGCTGGTCGGCCGCGACACCGGCGCCGACACCCTGCGCGGCCTGCGGATCGGCGACCGCGCCGAGGTCTCCGAGCACCTTGCCGCGGGCACCGGCCGGACCCGGTTCACCTTCGCGGTCGGCGGCTTCCCCGTCCTGCGCGACGGCTCCCCGCTCGCCGGCCTGGACACCGCCACCGCGGCCACCCGCACCGCCGCCGGCTACGGCGACCACGGCCGCACCTTCTACCTGCTCGCCCTGGACGGCGACGCCGAGTCCGACGCGGGCCTGACCGTCGCCGAGGTCGCCGACCTGATGCGGCGGGCCGGCGCCGACGACGCCGTCAACCTCGACGGGGGCGGTTCCACCACCCTCGTCACCCGGAACCCCGGCGCCCCGGCGTCCACTGTGCGCAACCACCCCTCCGGTACGGCCGAACGCCCCGTCGCCAACGCCATCGGCGTCCTCAGCGCCGGCCGCTGA
- a CDS encoding AMP-binding protein produces MSDVEFRLPSPSPAAPAEGPRLLAAAPSRQDVVTGGRHSRPRPRRGRGGGGGGGARTAQGGAGRLLGPRLRLHAERHPQQVPVLPFPGPAAADSEGRSYAELDRRARAVAARLGRTLQPGSRVLLVYPQGADFAGALLDCLYAGMAAVPLVQTGRAPASLDRAVRTCAPAMVLTGTDAWTPLVVDRTRAEVVEADGIRIGGEPVWRLAQQWRPVGVLRGARAYQRYHDDGGADGRLEPAMSHADLGEVLDELAQAVRLGTDEENVGWIAAVHGVENAVWRTLLPIHVSG; encoded by the coding sequence TTGTCCGACGTCGAGTTCCGCCTCCCCTCGCCGTCCCCGGCCGCGCCCGCCGAGGGGCCGCGGCTCCTGGCGGCCGCACCCTCCCGGCAGGACGTGGTGACCGGCGGCCGCCACAGCCGCCCCCGTCCCCGGCGCGGCAGAGGCGGCGGCGGGGGTGGTGGGGCGCGCACCGCCCAGGGCGGCGCGGGGCGGCTGCTCGGCCCGAGGCTGCGTCTGCACGCCGAACGCCACCCGCAGCAGGTGCCCGTCCTGCCCTTCCCCGGACCGGCGGCCGCGGACTCCGAAGGCCGCAGCTACGCCGAACTGGACCGCCGGGCCCGCGCCGTCGCCGCCCGCCTCGGCCGGACCCTCCAGCCCGGCAGCCGGGTCCTGCTGGTCTACCCGCAGGGCGCCGACTTCGCGGGCGCCCTGCTGGACTGCCTGTACGCCGGCATGGCCGCCGTGCCGCTCGTCCAGACCGGCCGGGCCCCCGCGTCGCTCGACCGGGCCGTGCGCACCTGCGCTCCCGCGATGGTGTTGACGGGCACCGACGCCTGGACGCCCCTCGTGGTCGACCGCACCCGCGCCGAGGTGGTCGAGGCCGACGGCATCCGGATCGGTGGTGAGCCGGTGTGGCGGCTCGCCCAGCAGTGGCGTCCGGTCGGCGTCCTCCGCGGCGCCCGCGCCTACCAGCGCTACCACGACGACGGGGGCGCCGACGGCCGGCTGGAGCCGGCCATGTCCCACGCCGACCTCGGCGAGGTGCTCGACGAGCTCGCCCAGGCCGTCCGCCTGGGCACGGACGAGGAGAACGTCGGCTGGATCGCGGCCGTGCACGGGGTCGAGAACGCGGTGTGGCGGACCCTGCTGCCGATCCACGTCAGCGGGTGA
- a CDS encoding AfsR/SARP family transcriptional regulator, whose protein sequence is METTELGADLRFAVLGPVRAWRGDQVIRTGSPQQRALLAALLLRGGRTATAPELLDALWGENPPNTALAALRSYAFRLRKALGPGCLVTDSGGYSLRFAPDALDCAVVERLAAEAEQVRPADLHRARELLVQALDMWHGEPLAGLPGPYAGTQRVRLAEWHIGLTEIRLELDLELGAHAEAVSELTALSADHPLRERLRALLMTALYRSGRQAEALGVYADTRRLLSEELGIDPGAELADLHQRILRADPDLAAPTVDSPAAAEFARPAQLPATVPDFTGREEEIADLGRQISEAARSGSAGGVMAVSAVAGIGGVGKTTLAVHVAHTLRDEFPDGQLYVDLQGTEPRPAEPEAVLGGFLRALGVPTSAVPDSLAERAALFRSSLDGRRVLALLDNAHDAAQIRQLLPGTPGCAALVTSRMRMVDLEGAHLVDLDVMSPEEALLLFTRIVGEERVHSERQAALAVVGACGFLPLAIRIAAARLAARRTWTVSVLARKLADQRRRLDELRAGDLGVKATFALGYGHLSAAQARAFRLLSLPEGPDISLDAAAAVLGLDPYATEELLEALVDISLIESTAPARYRFHDLLRLYARECAEHDETPAERCSAQSRLLDFYLATAVGVYAWENPADRVLDHLAATDRPGLAFDTGEEALEWLYCEAQNLLAAVEHSADGGCGGRTRRAVDLLLAVWDLMESGIHAGQYESAARALVAVSHARANALVEGRSRLLVAQLLRMTGRFTEADEEARRAMVAGTAAEDPVTCSYAPNLRGIIAHKDRRYEECSALHTAALDAFRADGNSYGEGAALSNLSWAQLSLGDGEGAVATSRAAVAIYRELGAGFRLGNALYALSIPLTAVGLLEEAQAGLTEALQVFRDARQQFWEGMTLYRLATVHLAAGRWRQAAAHVEQSLVILREVGGEWRTANALTVLGRALVEMGQRVRAVACWNDALGLFTALGSPEAEDVRLLLAPGGTAAAAG, encoded by the coding sequence ATGGAGACCACGGAGCTGGGAGCGGATCTTCGGTTCGCCGTCCTCGGCCCGGTACGGGCCTGGCGCGGGGACCAGGTGATCCGGACGGGGTCCCCCCAGCAGCGCGCCCTGCTCGCGGCACTGCTGCTGCGCGGCGGGCGGACCGCGACCGCCCCGGAACTCCTTGACGCCCTGTGGGGCGAGAACCCGCCCAACACCGCGCTGGCCGCGCTGCGTTCGTACGCCTTCCGGCTGCGCAAGGCGCTCGGCCCCGGCTGCCTGGTCACCGACTCCGGCGGCTACTCGCTGCGGTTCGCGCCGGACGCCCTGGACTGCGCGGTCGTCGAGCGGCTGGCTGCCGAGGCCGAGCAGGTGCGCCCCGCCGACCTGCACCGGGCCAGGGAACTGCTGGTGCAGGCGCTGGACATGTGGCACGGCGAGCCGCTGGCCGGACTGCCCGGCCCGTACGCCGGCACGCAGCGGGTGCGGCTGGCCGAGTGGCACATCGGGCTCACCGAGATCCGCCTCGAACTGGACCTGGAACTGGGCGCCCACGCCGAAGCCGTCTCGGAGCTGACGGCGCTGTCCGCCGACCACCCGCTGCGCGAACGCCTGCGCGCCCTGCTCATGACCGCCCTGTACCGCAGCGGACGGCAGGCGGAGGCCCTCGGCGTCTACGCCGACACCCGGCGGCTGCTCAGCGAGGAGCTGGGCATCGACCCGGGCGCCGAGCTCGCCGACCTGCACCAGCGCATCCTGCGCGCCGACCCGGACCTGGCCGCTCCGACCGTCGACTCCCCCGCCGCCGCCGAGTTCGCCCGCCCTGCGCAACTGCCGGCCACCGTGCCCGACTTCACCGGCCGCGAGGAGGAGATAGCCGACCTGGGCCGACAGATATCCGAGGCGGCCAGGAGCGGTTCGGCCGGCGGCGTGATGGCGGTGTCGGCCGTCGCCGGCATCGGAGGCGTGGGGAAGACCACCCTGGCCGTCCACGTCGCCCACACCCTGCGGGACGAGTTCCCCGACGGCCAGCTGTACGTCGACCTGCAGGGGACCGAACCGCGCCCGGCCGAACCCGAGGCGGTCCTCGGCGGCTTCCTGCGCGCCCTGGGGGTGCCGACCTCCGCCGTCCCGGACTCGCTGGCCGAGCGGGCCGCTCTCTTCCGGTCGAGTCTGGACGGACGGCGGGTGCTGGCGCTGCTCGACAACGCCCACGACGCCGCTCAGATACGCCAGTTGCTGCCCGGCACCCCGGGGTGCGCGGCCCTGGTCACCAGCCGGATGCGGATGGTCGACCTGGAGGGCGCCCATCTGGTCGACCTGGACGTCATGTCGCCCGAGGAGGCGCTGCTGCTCTTCACCCGGATCGTCGGCGAGGAGCGGGTGCACAGCGAACGGCAGGCCGCCCTTGCCGTCGTGGGTGCCTGCGGCTTCCTCCCGCTGGCCATCCGCATCGCCGCCGCCCGGCTGGCCGCCCGGCGCACCTGGACCGTGTCCGTGCTGGCCCGCAAACTGGCCGACCAGCGCCGCCGCCTGGACGAACTGCGGGCGGGCGACCTCGGCGTCAAGGCCACCTTCGCCCTCGGCTACGGACATCTGTCGGCGGCCCAGGCACGCGCCTTCCGGCTGCTGTCGCTGCCGGAGGGCCCCGACATATCGCTCGACGCGGCCGCCGCGGTGCTGGGCCTGGACCCCTACGCCACCGAGGAGCTGCTGGAGGCGCTGGTCGACATCAGCCTCATCGAGTCGACCGCGCCGGCCCGCTACCGCTTCCACGACCTGCTGCGGCTGTACGCGCGCGAGTGCGCCGAGCACGACGAGACGCCGGCCGAGCGGTGCTCGGCACAGTCCCGGCTGCTGGACTTCTACCTGGCCACGGCGGTCGGCGTCTACGCCTGGGAGAACCCGGCCGACCGCGTCCTGGACCACCTGGCGGCCACCGACCGGCCCGGCCTCGCCTTCGACACCGGCGAGGAGGCCCTGGAATGGCTGTACTGCGAGGCGCAGAACCTGCTGGCGGCCGTGGAGCACTCGGCCGACGGGGGATGCGGGGGCCGGACCCGGCGGGCGGTGGACCTGCTGCTCGCGGTGTGGGACCTGATGGAGTCCGGTATCCACGCAGGCCAGTACGAATCAGCGGCGCGGGCGCTGGTGGCCGTCTCCCACGCCCGCGCGAACGCCCTCGTGGAGGGGCGGTCGCGCCTCCTGGTGGCCCAACTCCTCAGGATGACCGGCCGCTTCACGGAGGCCGACGAGGAGGCACGGCGCGCCATGGTCGCCGGCACGGCCGCCGAGGACCCGGTGACGTGCAGCTACGCGCCGAACCTGCGCGGCATCATCGCGCACAAGGACCGGCGCTACGAGGAGTGCTCGGCCTTGCACACGGCGGCGCTGGACGCCTTCCGCGCCGACGGCAACAGCTACGGCGAGGGCGCGGCGCTCAGCAACCTGTCGTGGGCCCAGCTGAGCCTCGGGGACGGCGAGGGGGCCGTGGCCACCAGCCGCGCGGCGGTGGCGATCTACCGCGAGCTGGGGGCGGGCTTCCGGCTGGGCAACGCGCTGTACGCCCTGAGCATCCCGCTGACCGCCGTGGGCCTGCTGGAGGAGGCGCAGGCCGGCCTCACCGAGGCCCTGCAGGTCTTCCGCGACGCCCGGCAGCAGTTCTGGGAGGGCATGACCCTCTACCGCCTGGCGACGGTGCACCTGGCGGCCGGACGGTGGCGGCAGGCCGCGGCCCACGTCGAGCAGAGCCTGGTGATCCTGCGCGAGGTGGGCGGGGAGTGGCGCACGGCCAACGCGCTGACGGTGCTGGGCCGCGCGCTGGTCGAGATGGGCCAGCGGGTACGCGCCGTGGCGTGCTGGAACGACGCGCTGGGCCTCTTCACGGCGCTGGGTTCGCCCGAGGCCGAGGACGTACGGCTGCTGCTGGCACCCGGCGGGACGGCCGCGGCAGCCGGCTGA
- a CDS encoding serine/threonine-protein kinase — MVEPLTQRDPRRIGPFEVLGRLGAGGMGLVYLARSASGRRVAIKTVRAELAEDQLFRVRFTREVEAARAVSGFYTAAVVDADPRAAVPWLATAYVPAPSLEEIVNECGPLPAQAVRWLAAGIAEALQSIHAAGLVHRDMKPSNVLVVEDGPRVIDFGIASGVSNTRLTMTNVAVGTPAYMSPEQARDSRSVRGASDVFSLGSTLVFAATGHAPYHGASPVDTVFMLLREGPDLAGLPEELRPLIEGCMRMDPLQRPTPAELQTQLAPHLFSTGGDDTGTASAWLPPSAVALIEERHRGRTAAPAARARGTARATGPQVPAPPSTPPPPSPQRAEVAERAEGVQQAAVVQPAAVPQPSAAGTPAESAAPVSLAGSAPIGPGVRVREVAGRRNAAVPPSGTGWVRQRGGAHRAPQATPHPVPVQPQMSAQMSPQTSPQTSPASPQTSSRAPVPPGEWRPWRFRMSNDVWGPPVVKDGSLYVTSFEVHALDVASGRRQFKSRDVAWTMAVVDGRIHASDGPNLFALDAAGGTERWRAAVDGWVYAVQAEGGRVVTGTRGGGVQLWDAAGGRLLWERGGAQTEFESPQSGPYLADGVVFYQGGGLLHAVDTAGRDLWTYPVGEPGSAGSVVTRPLLAAGTAYLTAGTRVLALDVRTGAARWGFEAPAVMFAPPSHAPGPPAAGGGLYVVDHLGTVYALDAADGRERWRVATEPRQSVEPVAVAGGGVHLGAGSALYTLDAASGQPRWRFAAQGGIVGSPAIADGRVHFGSEDHCLYTVDAQDGQLRWRLETGGEITGSPVVADSVVYACSKDRCVYALDAAQGTGATARRA, encoded by the coding sequence GTGGTGGAGCCGCTGACGCAGCGCGATCCGAGGCGGATCGGTCCGTTCGAGGTGCTGGGACGTCTCGGGGCAGGCGGCATGGGCCTCGTCTACCTGGCCCGTTCGGCCTCCGGCCGAAGAGTGGCCATCAAGACCGTCCGGGCCGAACTCGCCGAGGACCAGCTCTTCCGGGTCCGCTTCACCCGCGAGGTCGAGGCGGCGCGGGCCGTGTCCGGCTTCTACACCGCCGCCGTCGTGGACGCCGACCCGCGCGCCGCCGTGCCCTGGCTCGCCACCGCCTACGTCCCCGCACCCTCCCTGGAGGAGATCGTCAACGAGTGCGGGCCGCTGCCCGCGCAGGCCGTGCGGTGGCTGGCCGCCGGTATCGCCGAGGCCCTGCAGTCGATCCACGCCGCCGGCCTGGTCCACCGCGACATGAAGCCGTCCAACGTGCTCGTCGTCGAGGACGGTCCCCGGGTGATCGACTTCGGCATCGCCTCCGGGGTGTCCAACACCCGGCTCACGATGACCAACGTAGCCGTCGGCACCCCCGCCTACATGTCGCCCGAGCAGGCCCGGGACTCGCGCAGCGTCCGCGGTGCCAGCGACGTCTTCTCCCTCGGCTCCACCCTGGTCTTCGCGGCGACCGGACACGCGCCCTACCACGGAGCGAGCCCCGTCGACACGGTGTTCATGCTGCTGCGCGAGGGTCCCGACCTGGCCGGACTGCCCGAGGAACTGCGCCCGCTCATCGAGGGGTGCATGCGCATGGACCCCCTTCAGCGGCCCACCCCGGCCGAGCTCCAGACCCAGCTCGCCCCGCACCTGTTCTCCACCGGTGGGGACGACACCGGCACCGCCTCCGCCTGGCTGCCGCCCAGCGCCGTCGCCCTGATCGAGGAGCGGCACCGCGGCCGCACCGCGGCGCCGGCGGCCCGCGCCCGCGGTACGGCCCGGGCCACCGGGCCCCAGGTGCCGGCCCCGCCGAGCACCCCGCCACCGCCGTCGCCGCAGCGGGCCGAGGTCGCCGAGCGGGCCGAAGGCGTTCAGCAGGCCGCGGTTGTCCAGCCGGCCGCTGTGCCCCAGCCGTCCGCGGCCGGAACGCCGGCCGAGTCCGCCGCTCCGGTCAGCCTCGCCGGGTCCGCGCCCATCGGCCCCGGCGTACGGGTCCGCGAGGTCGCCGGGCGCCGCAACGCCGCCGTACCGCCGTCCGGCACCGGATGGGTGCGACAGCGCGGCGGTGCGCACCGCGCCCCCCAGGCCACGCCGCACCCCGTTCCCGTCCAGCCCCAGATGTCAGCCCAGATGTCACCCCAGACGTCCCCCCAGACATCCCCCGCATCCCCTCAGACGTCTTCCCGGGCGCCGGTGCCGCCGGGGGAGTGGCGGCCCTGGCGCTTCCGGATGTCCAACGACGTCTGGGGTCCCCCCGTCGTCAAGGACGGGTCGCTGTACGTCACCTCCTTCGAGGTACACGCGCTCGACGTCGCCAGCGGCCGCCGCCAGTTCAAGTCCCGCGACGTGGCCTGGACGATGGCGGTGGTCGACGGCCGCATCCACGCCTCCGACGGCCCCAACCTGTTCGCGCTCGACGCCGCCGGCGGTACCGAGCGCTGGCGCGCCGCCGTCGACGGGTGGGTCTACGCGGTGCAGGCCGAGGGCGGCCGCGTCGTCACCGGCACCCGCGGCGGCGGCGTCCAGCTGTGGGACGCGGCCGGCGGCAGGCTGCTGTGGGAGCGCGGCGGCGCCCAGACGGAGTTCGAGTCGCCGCAGTCCGGGCCCTACCTGGCCGACGGCGTGGTCTTCTACCAGGGCGGCGGCCTGCTGCACGCGGTCGACACCGCCGGTCGCGACCTGTGGACCTACCCGGTGGGCGAGCCCGGCTCCGCGGGTTCGGTGGTGACCCGGCCGCTCCTCGCCGCCGGTACCGCCTACCTGACCGCCGGCACCCGGGTGCTCGCCCTGGACGTCCGCACCGGCGCAGCGCGGTGGGGCTTCGAAGCGCCCGCCGTGATGTTCGCGCCGCCCTCCCACGCGCCCGGCCCGCCGGCCGCGGGCGGCGGCCTCTACGTCGTCGACCACCTCGGCACCGTCTACGCCCTCGACGCCGCCGACGGGCGCGAACGGTGGCGGGTGGCCACCGAGCCCAGGCAGTCCGTCGAACCGGTGGCGGTGGCGGGTGGCGGCGTCCACCTGGGCGCGGGCAGCGCCCTGTACACCCTGGACGCGGCCAGCGGGCAGCCGCGCTGGCGGTTCGCCGCCCAGGGCGGGATCGTCGGCTCGCCCGCGATCGCCGACGGCCGGGTCCACTTCGGCTCCGAGGACCACTGCCTCTACACCGTCGACGCCCAGGACGGTCAGCTGCGCTGGCGGCTGGAGACCGGCGGTGAGATCACCGGGTCGCCGGTCGTCGCGGACAGCGTCGTCTACGCCTGTTCGAAGGACCGCTGCGTGTACGCGCTGGACGCCGCACAGGGTACGGGGGCGACGGCCCGGCGGGCATGA
- a CDS encoding TetR family transcriptional regulator produces MTGQVRTVDGRVAGRRGQATRQKLLDCLGEMLSTSPYRDVKVIDVARMAGTSPATFYQYFPDVEGAVLELADEIAKEGASLNELVAGRSWVGKSGVQAADELVDGFFSFWRRNDAILRVIDLGAAEGDKRFNRIRTRVLSSVSGSLAESIKDLQSKGKVDKQVSAPAVAGSLVAMLAAVAAHQKGFTGTGVKQSELKPNLALLVHLGVTGRKPPK; encoded by the coding sequence ATGACAGGACAAGTTCGTACCGTCGACGGCCGTGTGGCAGGCCGCCGCGGGCAGGCGACGCGGCAGAAGCTGCTCGACTGCCTCGGCGAGATGCTCAGCACGTCGCCGTACCGGGACGTCAAGGTTATTGACGTCGCCCGGATGGCGGGCACCTCCCCCGCAACGTTCTACCAGTACTTCCCCGACGTCGAGGGCGCCGTCCTGGAGCTCGCCGACGAGATCGCCAAGGAGGGGGCGAGCCTGAACGAGTTGGTCGCGGGCCGCTCCTGGGTCGGCAAGTCCGGCGTGCAGGCCGCGGACGAACTCGTCGACGGCTTCTTCTCGTTCTGGCGCCGGAACGACGCCATCCTGCGGGTCATCGACCTCGGGGCGGCCGAAGGGGACAAACGCTTCAACCGAATCCGCACCCGGGTGCTGAGTTCGGTCTCCGGCTCCCTGGCCGAGTCCATCAAGGACCTCCAGAGCAAGGGCAAGGTCGACAAGCAGGTCAGCGCGCCGGCGGTGGCCGGGTCGCTGGTGGCGATGCTCGCCGCCGTCGCCGCCCACCAGAAAGGTTTCACCGGCACGGGCGTCAAGCAGTCCGAGCTGAAGCCGAACCTGGCCCTGCTGGTCCACCTCGGCGTGACGGGCCGCAAGCCGCCCAAGTAG
- a CDS encoding flavin-containing monooxygenase, translating to MANPTNVAPRGAISAAAPDALVIGAGPGGLAAAAALRHYGLRPLVLERAQRLGASWHGHYDRLHLHTTRRLSALPGLPIPRRFGRWVSRDDVVRYLELYADHHALDIATGIEVERVERAAGTDSDSAAGAGWSLPATGGRVLTAPVVVVATGHNHTPHIPAWNGVDTFTGDLLHASAYRNATPYRGKDVLIAGAGNTGAEIAVDLAEGGAARVRLAVRTPPHILRRSTAGWPAQASGILCRRLPVGVVDRVATRVERLSVPDLAAYGLPRPADGLYSRVRQGAIPVQDVGLIAAVRARKVEPVAAVAEFEGGTVRLADGAETAPEVVVAATGYRRGLEPLVGHLGVLDERGRPVVHGRRTPPGAPGLYFTGFTNPISGMFREMAIDARRIARAVARGR from the coding sequence ATGGCAAACCCCACCAACGTCGCCCCGAGAGGGGCGATATCCGCCGCCGCACCCGACGCGCTCGTCATCGGAGCCGGACCCGGCGGGCTGGCCGCGGCGGCGGCGCTGCGCCACTACGGACTGCGTCCGCTGGTGCTGGAACGCGCCCAGCGGCTCGGGGCGTCCTGGCACGGCCACTACGACCGGCTGCACCTCCACACCACACGCCGGCTTTCGGCCCTGCCCGGGCTGCCGATCCCCCGCCGGTTCGGGCGCTGGGTGTCCCGCGACGACGTGGTCCGCTACCTGGAGCTCTACGCAGACCACCACGCTCTCGACATCGCCACAGGCATCGAGGTCGAACGTGTGGAGCGGGCCGCGGGCACGGACTCGGACTCGGCGGCGGGTGCCGGCTGGTCTCTGCCGGCGACGGGCGGCAGGGTCCTCACCGCCCCGGTGGTCGTGGTGGCGACCGGCCACAACCACACTCCGCACATACCCGCGTGGAACGGCGTGGACACGTTCACCGGGGATCTTCTCCACGCTTCCGCCTACCGCAACGCGACCCCCTACCGCGGGAAGGACGTGCTGATCGCGGGGGCGGGAAACACCGGCGCGGAGATCGCGGTGGATCTGGCGGAGGGCGGCGCGGCGCGGGTACGGCTGGCGGTGCGCACCCCGCCGCACATCCTGCGCCGTTCCACGGCGGGCTGGCCGGCCCAGGCCAGTGGCATCCTGTGCCGGCGGCTGCCGGTGGGGGTGGTGGACCGCGTCGCGACCCGCGTCGAACGGCTCTCCGTCCCCGACCTGGCCGCCTACGGCCTGCCGCGGCCGGCCGACGGGCTGTACTCGCGGGTCAGGCAGGGCGCGATCCCCGTCCAGGACGTGGGGCTGATCGCCGCGGTGCGAGCCCGGAAGGTCGAGCCGGTCGCCGCGGTCGCGGAGTTCGAAGGCGGCACGGTACGGCTGGCCGACGGCGCCGAGACGGCGCCGGAGGTGGTGGTGGCGGCCACCGGTTACCGGCGCGGCCTCGAACCGCTGGTGGGGCACCTGGGGGTGCTGGACGAGCGCGGCCGGCCGGTCGTCCACGGGCGCCGCACACCACCCGGAGCACCCGGGCTCTACTTCACCGGCTTCACCAACCCCATTAGCGGGATGTTCCGTGAGATGGCGATCGACGCGCGGCGCATCGCACGGGCCGTGGCCCGAGGCCGCTGA
- a CDS encoding MFS transporter — MTQTTSGGGAPVPVQLAAPAAGPKGPRRLHRPHRAWAVAAVTFVTIVGAAAFASLPGLLIDPLHSEFGWSRGMIGFAVSINLALYGLTAPFAAALMDRFGIRVVVAVALSTISLGAGLTVFMTRSWQLVLCWGVLVGLGSGSMALAFAATVANRWFVTHRGLVIGMLTAGGAAGQLVFLPLLSWITEHHGWRPAAVTVAATALAVVPLVWLLLRDHPADLGLAAYGATEPTPKPAPVTGAAVRAVRALGQAARGGTFWLLACSFAICGASTNGLVKTDFVPAAHDHGLPVTTAASLLAVIGVFDIAGTVASGWFTDRISPRRLLAVYYGLRGLSLMFLPMLFSGSIHPSMVLFIVFYGLDWVATVPPTIALCREHYGEGSAIVFGWVLAAHQIGAALVAYLSGVARDALGSYDVVWYSSGALCAVAALMSLVVRRRPAPRASRPALAH, encoded by the coding sequence GTGACGCAGACAACCTCCGGTGGCGGAGCCCCCGTCCCCGTCCAGCTCGCCGCCCCGGCCGCCGGGCCGAAAGGACCGCGGCGGCTCCACCGCCCGCACCGCGCCTGGGCCGTCGCGGCCGTCACGTTCGTGACGATCGTCGGTGCGGCCGCCTTCGCCTCGCTGCCCGGGCTGCTGATCGACCCGCTGCACAGCGAGTTCGGATGGTCGCGCGGGATGATCGGCTTCGCCGTCTCGATCAACCTGGCGCTGTACGGCCTCACGGCACCGTTCGCCGCCGCGCTGATGGACCGCTTCGGCATACGCGTCGTCGTGGCGGTGGCCCTGTCGACCATCTCGCTCGGCGCCGGGTTGACCGTGTTCATGACCCGCAGTTGGCAACTGGTGCTGTGCTGGGGCGTGCTGGTCGGCCTGGGCAGCGGGTCCATGGCGCTGGCGTTCGCCGCCACCGTCGCCAACCGCTGGTTCGTCACCCACCGCGGCCTGGTCATCGGCATGCTGACGGCCGGCGGTGCCGCGGGCCAACTGGTGTTCCTGCCGCTGCTGTCGTGGATCACCGAGCACCACGGCTGGCGGCCCGCCGCCGTGACGGTGGCGGCCACGGCGCTCGCCGTCGTGCCGCTGGTGTGGCTGCTGCTGCGCGACCATCCCGCGGACCTCGGCCTCGCCGCCTACGGCGCGACGGAGCCGACCCCCAAGCCCGCTCCGGTGACCGGAGCCGCGGTGCGGGCGGTGCGGGCTCTGGGCCAGGCCGCTCGCGGTGGCACCTTCTGGCTGCTGGCCTGCAGCTTCGCGATCTGCGGCGCCTCCACCAACGGCCTGGTCAAGACGGACTTCGTGCCGGCCGCCCACGACCACGGACTGCCCGTGACCACAGCCGCGTCCCTGCTCGCCGTGATCGGCGTCTTCGACATCGCCGGCACGGTGGCCTCCGGCTGGTTCACCGACAGGATCTCCCCGCGGCGCCTCCTGGCCGTCTACTACGGGCTGCGCGGCCTGTCGCTGATGTTCCTCCCGATGCTCTTCTCCGGCTCCATCCACCCGTCGATGGTCCTGTTCATCGTCTTCTACGGCCTCGACTGGGTGGCGACGGTGCCACCGACCATCGCCCTGTGCCGAGAGCACTACGGCGAGGGCAGCGCGATCGTCTTCGGCTGGGTGCTCGCCGCCCACCAGATCGGCGCGGCCCTGGTCGCCTACCTGAGCGGGGTGGCCCGGGACGCGCTCGGCTCGTACGACGTCGTCTGGTACAGCTCAGGCGCGCTGTGCGCCGTTGCCGCGCTGATGTCCCTGGTGGTGCGGCGGCGGCCGGCTCCCCGAGCTTCCAGGCCGGCGCTCGCGCACTGA